CATCGCCACGCGCGTCGCCGCGTCGGCCAACGCCTCGCGCGAGGTGGTGGCCATCATGAACGCGTAGGTCGCGAACCGCACCTCGAGCGCGCCGCCCTGGCGCATCGACGCGGTGTGGTAGTTGTGGAAGCCCATGCTGACAAACTGCGCCGCGAGCCCCGGCGGGTTGAGCGCCGCGAGGCTCGTCTGCGTGCACGACGAGTAGGACAGGCCGATCGTCGCGACGCGGCCGTCGCACCACGGCTGCGCCCGCACCCAGCCGACCGTCTCCACGCCGTCGGGGCCCTCGTTGCCGAAGGGGTAGAATTCGCCTTCCGATTCGAACCGGCCACGCACGTCCTGCAGCACGACGGCGTAGCCGTGGCTCGCGAAGTACTTCGCCGACATGACGAGCGCCGCGCCGAGCTTGTTGTACGGCGTGCGCTCGAGGATCGCCGGCCACGGTCCGGGGGCGCCCGCCGGCAGATACACGTCCGCCATGAGACGCGTCCCGTCGGACAGCCGCATGCCGGCGTGCCGCTCACATGCCACGGGGTGGGTCGGCGTGGCCCGCGGGCCCGCCTCGAACGACGGCGGCGGCGTCATGCGCCCCAGGTCTGCCGCAGCACGCGCACCCAGTTGCCGTGCGCGAGCTTGGCGAGATCGGCGTCGGTGTGTCCGCGCGCCCGGAGCGCCGCCGTGAGACGCGGCAGCCCCGCGGCGTCCTTCAACTCGGCCGGCATCGTCGCGCCGTCGAAGTCAGAGCCGAGCCCGACGTGGTCGATACCCATCCGCTCGGCCATGTACTCGACGTGATCGACCATCCGTGCGATCGGCACGTCGGTCGAGCGCTCGCCGGTCTCGCTCAGGAAGCCGACGTGGAAGTTGAGGCCGGCGATACCGCCGGAGTCCCTGATCGCGTCCATCTGCTTGTCGGTGAGGTTGCGCGCGCTCGCCGACAGCGCGTGCGCGTTCGAGTGCGTGCAGACGAGCGGCGCGGTCGAAATCTTCGCGACGTCCCAGAACCCCTTCTCGTTGATGTGCGAGAGATCGATCATCACCCGCCGCGCGTTGAGCTGGCGGACGAGCGCGCGGCCGAGGTCCGTGAGGCCCGGCCCGGTGTCCGGGCTGCTCGGGAACTTGAACGGCACGCCGGTCGCGTACCGGTTGCGCCGGCTGTGGGTCAGGCCGACCGAGCGGATTCCGGCGGCGTAGAACGTCTCGAGCGCGCGGCCGTCCGGATCGAGCGGCTCCGCCCCCTCGAAGTGCAGCAGCATCGCGAAAGTGCCCCGGTCGAGACACGCCTGGAGCTCCGCGGCGGTCCCCACCACAGCCACCCGCCCGTCGGAGGCGCTCGCGATATGCAGCAGGCGGCCGAGCAGGTCGACGGCCTGCGCCTCCGCGTACTCGAGCGACATCGGCTCCGGCCACGTGCGCTCGTCCGCGTAGCGGTTCATCGAGGACTCGAGGGTGGACGACTTGGACCGAACGTCCTCCGCCGGCGGGGCCGGATCCGGAATGTACACGGCAAAGAAGCCGCCGCCGAGGTTGCCCTCGCGGGCGCGGGGCAGATCGATGTGGCCGCTCTCCGACCGCTCGAAGAACGACCGGCCCGTCTTGACCATGCTGAGCACCGTATCGTTGTGCCCGTCGAAGATCGGCGGACCGTCCTGCTGGCGGGGGGTCATCCGTTCCGCTCCTTCTCGCCGGCGCCGCGCGCCGCGGGATTCTCGGGATACGAGCACCAGTCGCTCCAGCTGCCGGGGTACAAGCGCGCGTCTTCGATCCCGGCTTCGTCCATCGCCAGTAGATTCTCGCACGCCGTCACGCCCGAGCCGCAGTACACCACGGCTTCCCGACCGCGGAGCCCGTCGAATCGCTCGGCCAGGGCGGCCCGCGGCCTGAGCCGGCCCTGCTCATCGAGCACCTGCACCCACGGCAGGTTGATGGCGCCCGGCACGCGGCCCGCGACGGGGTCCAACGGCTCGACCTCACCGCGGTAGCGCTCCGGCGCGCGCGAGTCGACGATGGCGGCACCGCCCTCCGCCACGAGGCGGCGTACGCCCTCGACGTCCACCGCCATCTCCGGTCTCGGACGGGGGGCGAACCGCCGGGGGGCGCGCCGCGGCAGTTCCGAGCTCACGGGCTCGCGGGCCGCGATCCACGCGGGCCATCCGCCGTCGAGTACGTGCACCCGGTCGTGTCCGAGGAAGCGCAGCATCCACCACAGCCGGGCGGCGGGCGTCGCCGCGGTCTGCGGCGTGTCGTAGGCGACGACCGTCACAGTCCCGTCGATGCCGAGTCCGCCGAGCGTGCGGCAGAACGTGTCCCAGTCCGGCAGCGGGTGCCGGCCCCCGTGGACCTGTCGCGGCCCGGTGAGATCCCGATCCAGATCGAGATAGGCCGCGCCCGGGATGTGGGCCTCGGCATAAGCCGCGCGGCCGGCCTCGGGCTTCGCCAGATCGAACCGGCAGTCGACGATGACGACGGCCGGGTCGTCGAGGTGCCGGGCGACCCATTGGACGTCGGCGAGATTGCGACGCTTGGCCAGAGTCATAATGTGTAGTCGGTTCGGCGCGGGATTCACCGCGTCCCGCCCGCGGCGTGCGCGGGCGGCTTCCTGCAGGGCGCCGGGCACACCCGGGACGAACGTCCCCGCATGCCGGCCGACGCGCGCGCGGAATCCGGATCGCCCGGGTGGCACGGTATTTTCCCCTACCTCGTCTCGCCGGTGGATCCGGGCGGGCGGGTGCGCACCGGGGTGCTCGCGCGCCTCACCGAGCACCTCATCGCCCGCGGCGTGCACGGTCTCAGCCCGCTCGGCAGCACGGGAGAGTTTCCGTACCTCACGACCGCGCAGCGCGTGGAGGTGGTGCGCGCCGTGGCGGAAGCCGCGCGCGGCCGGGTGCCGGTCGTACCGGGCGTCGCCGCCTACAGCACCCACGACGCGGTGGAGCAGATCCGGCTCGTCCGCGGCGCGGGCGCGGACGGCGTGATCCTGATTCTGCAGACCTATTTCGCGCTGGCACGCGAGAGCGTGATGTCGTTCTTCGAGACGGTGGCGGAGGCGGCAGCCTGTCCGATCTGTATCTACACCAATCCGCGCCTCTTGGGGTTCGACCTCACCCCGGATCAGGTCGTCGCACTGTCGCGGACCCCGAACATCCGCTACGTCAAAGACGCCTCCGGAGAGACGGGGCGGATCCTGACGATCCTGAACCGGACGGAGGGCCGGATCGGCGTCTTCAGCGCGTCCGCGCACGTGCCGCTGCTGGTGTTTCGCCTCGGCGGCGTCGGGTGGATGGCGGGTCCCGCCTGTCTGGTGCCGGAAGCGTGCGTCCGGCTCTACGACCTCGCCCGGAACGGGCGGTGGGAGGACGCGGAGCGCCTGCAGCGGCGGCTGTGGCCGGTCAACGAGGTCTTCCAGCGGCACGGCCTCGCCGCGTGCGTGAAAGCGGGGCTGCGGCTCCAAGGGCTGGACGCGGGCGACCCCATCGCGCCGCAGCGTCCGCTCTCCGGCGCGGCGGTCGAAGAAATCCGTGTAGCGCTCGCGGGCGCCGGGAGCTGAGACGCGCTACCGTTTGGCGGCACTCACCGAGAACTCCGGCGCACCCCCTTTGATCCAGTCCTCCTTCTTGACGTCTTCGAAGACCACGTCGCACGCCTCCCGCGTCGTTCCGCCGATGGTGATGAGCGCCTCGGTGATGGCCTCGGCGATTCGACGCTTCTTCTCGAGCGAGCGGCCTTCGAACAGGGTCACGCGGACAAACGGCATACGGCGCCTCCTCTAGCGCGGGGATCGGGCGGCCCGGGCTGCGGGCGCCCTGCAACGACAGATACCACGCGTGGCAGGCGCACGCCTGTCCCCTCCACGGAGGTTGCGCCGGGCTCGCGGCGAACCCCGCACCGTCACGTCACCCATGGCGGAGGCCGGTCTCCGATGCTCAAGCGACCCGAAGAAAAAGTCCAGGAACTCCGCGAGATCACGATCAAGACCGACACGCGCGACGTCCTCGCGCACGCCGCGATCCAGGCGGAGGCGCTCGAGGACTACTTCCTCGTGGACATCGACGCCCACGTCACGGAGACGTATTTCTGGCCGGAGATCATCAGCCTGATCGAAAACGACGTGATCAGACAAATGGGCGAGGGCATGATGCAGCGGCCCGGCCAGTCGCTGGCGCTCCTCAATCAGATGC
The sequence above is drawn from the bacterium genome and encodes:
- a CDS encoding dihydrodipicolinate synthase family protein: MPADARAESGSPGWHGIFPYLVSPVDPGGRVRTGVLARLTEHLIARGVHGLSPLGSTGEFPYLTTAQRVEVVRAVAEAARGRVPVVPGVAAYSTHDAVEQIRLVRGAGADGVILILQTYFALARESVMSFFETVAEAAACPICIYTNPRLLGFDLTPDQVVALSRTPNIRYVKDASGETGRILTILNRTEGRIGVFSASAHVPLLVFRLGGVGWMAGPACLVPEACVRLYDLARNGRWEDAERLQRRLWPVNEVFQRHGLAACVKAGLRLQGLDAGDPIAPQRPLSGAAVEEIRVALAGAGS
- a CDS encoding sulfurtransferase; the encoded protein is MTLAKRRNLADVQWVARHLDDPAVVIVDCRFDLAKPEAGRAAYAEAHIPGAAYLDLDRDLTGPRQVHGGRHPLPDWDTFCRTLGGLGIDGTVTVVAYDTPQTAATPAARLWWMLRFLGHDRVHVLDGGWPAWIAAREPVSSELPRRAPRRFAPRPRPEMAVDVEGVRRLVAEGGAAIVDSRAPERYRGEVEPLDPVAGRVPGAINLPWVQVLDEQGRLRPRAALAERFDGLRGREAVVYCGSGVTACENLLAMDEAGIEDARLYPGSWSDWCSYPENPAARGAGEKERNG
- a CDS encoding dipeptidase, whose translation is MTPRQQDGPPIFDGHNDTVLSMVKTGRSFFERSESGHIDLPRAREGNLGGGFFAVYIPDPAPPAEDVRSKSSTLESSMNRYADERTWPEPMSLEYAEAQAVDLLGRLLHIASASDGRVAVVGTAAELQACLDRGTFAMLLHFEGAEPLDPDGRALETFYAAGIRSVGLTHSRRNRYATGVPFKFPSSPDTGPGLTDLGRALVRQLNARRVMIDLSHINEKGFWDVAKISTAPLVCTHSNAHALSASARNLTDKQMDAIRDSGGIAGLNFHVGFLSETGERSTDVPIARMVDHVEYMAERMGIDHVGLGSDFDGATMPAELKDAAGLPRLTAALRARGHTDADLAKLAHGNWVRVLRQTWGA
- a CDS encoding tautomerase family protein — translated: MPFVRVTLFEGRSLEKKRRIAEAITEALITIGGTTREACDVVFEDVKKEDWIKGGAPEFSVSAAKR